A genomic stretch from Shewanella sediminis HAW-EB3 includes:
- a CDS encoding class I SAM-dependent DNA methyltransferase: MTNEWDEYAPEWDKDPSVKEYALKVLSELNNKILLEELTILDFGCGTGNLTQLLSPNAKHIVALDGSREMIKLLEEKELDNVSTISDFLCDELINDHPYLNQKFDLIIASSVCSFLPDYEATLGQLKSLLTSGGLFIQFDWLAQDEGSSMGLTKQRVQQCLETHEFKQTTIELPFTMTSSKGSMDVIMACGTNI, from the coding sequence GTGACCAATGAATGGGATGAGTACGCTCCCGAGTGGGATAAAGACCCGTCAGTAAAAGAGTATGCACTTAAGGTGTTATCTGAGCTGAATAACAAGATCCTGTTAGAAGAGTTAACCATACTCGATTTTGGCTGTGGCACTGGTAATTTAACTCAATTGCTCAGCCCAAATGCTAAACACATTGTGGCGTTGGATGGTTCACGTGAAATGATTAAATTACTCGAGGAGAAAGAACTCGACAATGTATCGACAATTTCAGATTTTCTTTGCGATGAATTGATCAACGATCATCCCTATTTAAACCAAAAGTTCGATCTTATCATCGCCTCTTCCGTATGCAGTTTCTTACCCGATTATGAAGCAACTTTAGGCCAGCTAAAATCCTTATTAACAAGCGGTGGGCTCTTTATCCAGTTCGATTGGCTCGCACAAGATGAAGGTAGCTCAATGGGCTTAACCAAACAACGCGTACAGCAATGTTTAGAGACACATGAATTTAAACAAACCACTATCGAGCTCCCTTTTACCATGACCAGTTCAAAAGGCTCGATGGATGTCATCATGGCTTGTGGGACAAATATCTAA
- a CDS encoding LysR family transcriptional regulator, with product MNSDLNLADIRAFTVIAKQGSFTQAAEVLGCSRSHLSKQLSQLERFLGVSLITRTTRAQRLTEQGQQFFEQCQAALETIDGAVASTVDNARHLQGQININCVGGVIGEEIVTALVNDFIALYPDISVNLDFSSQRVDLVVDEFDLVFRMGELEDSGIVARKLMSIENMTMASPQYLERRGYPDHPKALKDHLCITGSIDHWLFEQESNPNNKVEVAIKGGFRCKNGRAMKASALAGNGIVRLPKLYCPQELASGELVSVFEEWRVADTPFYLLYHKDRFQPARLKAFVSFATQHFMEYV from the coding sequence ATGAACAGTGATCTGAATCTTGCGGATATACGTGCCTTTACCGTGATTGCGAAGCAGGGTAGCTTTACTCAGGCGGCCGAGGTGCTGGGCTGCTCTCGCTCTCACCTGTCTAAGCAGTTATCCCAGTTAGAGCGCTTTCTCGGCGTGAGCCTCATCACCCGCACGACTCGTGCTCAGCGGCTAACTGAGCAGGGGCAGCAATTTTTCGAGCAGTGTCAGGCCGCCCTGGAAACCATAGACGGTGCGGTGGCGAGTACAGTCGATAATGCCAGGCACCTGCAGGGACAGATTAATATTAACTGCGTCGGCGGGGTTATTGGTGAGGAGATCGTTACCGCCTTAGTGAATGATTTTATCGCACTCTACCCGGATATCAGTGTTAATCTCGACTTCAGCAGTCAGCGAGTGGACCTGGTGGTCGATGAGTTTGATCTCGTGTTTCGTATGGGGGAGCTCGAAGACTCGGGTATCGTCGCCCGTAAGCTGATGAGCATAGAAAATATGACTATGGCCTCACCTCAATATCTCGAACGTCGTGGATATCCTGACCATCCTAAAGCGCTTAAAGATCACCTCTGTATCACAGGCTCTATCGATCATTGGTTGTTCGAGCAGGAATCAAACCCCAACAACAAGGTCGAGGTTGCCATCAAGGGGGGATTTCGGTGTAAGAATGGTCGCGCCATGAAGGCGAGTGCGCTGGCTGGTAACGGTATCGTGAGACTGCCTAAACTCTACTGCCCGCAGGAGTTGGCCAGTGGTGAGCTGGTGTCGGTATTTGAAGAGTGGCGGGTTGCCGATACACCATTTTATCTGCTTTACCACAAGGACAGGTTTCAGCCCGCCAGGCTAAAGGCCTTCGTCTCTTTCGCGACTCAGCATTTTATGGAGTACGTCTAA
- a CDS encoding SDR family oxidoreductase, producing the protein MKQLIVITGASSGIGAAMAKAFSAKGHPLLLLARRIEPMQALELENSLCISVDVTDGEAIKTAIATAVEKFGPVGGLINNAGVMLLGQADTQNPAEWAQMLNINVMGVLNGIHAVLADMKARKTGTIINVSSVAGRKTFPNHAAYCATKFAVHALTENIREEVAMDDVRLVTIAPGAVETELLGHTTSDEIKAGYADWKEFMGGVVAPETIAEAALFAFEQPQSVCVREIVLAPTRQQP; encoded by the coding sequence ATGAAACAACTTATTGTAATTACGGGTGCATCTTCGGGTATCGGCGCGGCAATGGCGAAGGCATTTAGCGCCAAGGGTCACCCACTCTTACTGCTGGCTCGCCGCATCGAGCCTATGCAGGCGCTTGAACTTGAAAACAGCTTATGCATCAGCGTCGATGTCACCGATGGTGAAGCGATTAAAACGGCTATCGCGACGGCCGTTGAAAAGTTTGGCCCGGTTGGCGGCCTGATTAACAATGCTGGCGTGATGCTACTCGGTCAGGCGGACACTCAAAATCCTGCCGAGTGGGCTCAGATGCTTAACATCAATGTTATGGGAGTACTCAACGGAATTCATGCTGTATTGGCCGATATGAAAGCCCGCAAGACTGGCACCATCATCAATGTCAGCTCGGTTGCAGGCCGTAAAACCTTCCCAAACCATGCAGCATACTGCGCCACTAAATTCGCGGTACACGCACTGACAGAAAATATCCGTGAAGAAGTTGCCATGGATGACGTACGTCTGGTCACTATTGCGCCTGGCGCCGTAGAAACTGAGCTACTCGGTCATACCACCAGCGATGAGATAAAAGCTGGCTACGCAGATTGGAAAGAGTTCATGGGCGGTGTTGTTGCACCGGAAACAATTGCAGAAGCGGCTCTGTTCGCCTTCGAGCAACCTCAAAGTGTCTGCGTACGTGAAATCGTATTAGCGCCTACTCGTCAGCAACCTTAA
- a CDS encoding c-type cytochrome: MMKPIIKIGACILLAFSFGAQVYAADGGNPKKGKHLYKKQCKSCHSKGDTAGELTPMSKTMSQWDRYFKRLKHKGDQEAFNALSEKDLKDIQQFLYDHAADSDQPQTCG; encoded by the coding sequence ATGATGAAACCGATAATAAAAATAGGCGCATGTATCCTACTCGCATTCTCATTCGGTGCTCAGGTATACGCAGCAGATGGTGGCAACCCTAAGAAGGGGAAACACCTGTACAAGAAACAGTGTAAATCTTGTCACAGCAAAGGTGACACAGCCGGAGAACTTACTCCGATGAGCAAGACCATGAGTCAGTGGGATCGCTATTTTAAGCGTCTGAAACATAAAGGCGACCAAGAAGCCTTCAACGCTCTGTCTGAAAAGGATCTAAAAGATATTCAGCAGTTCCTTTACGACCATGCGGCCGACTCGGACCAACCACAAACCTGTGGTTAA
- a CDS encoding DUF3373 domain-containing protein: MRTLISLLVANALALSGSVYAGDTDDQKIADLKKQLEDITSELDDINDRVDSNERHSALDRILITGDFRTKAHSLHYQNVTWNPAIKVNFSDFGAKAMSGAFGMPNDPASPLGKMMAADPNLAAAFQSGQLQGIMPYVLAQPTTQDIDNDIFYTTRLRLNLKAKVWDNVSFAGRLSMFKNWGDSTGVQVFDSWRSFTMDGTNGGNPSGDWLRVERAYFDWKNIGGSPLYLSIGRRPSTYGPPTQYRENEKRGGTPSGHLVNFNFDGATMGYHLGDITGVEGQVIRFCYGQGFESQYGNGEMFGDIVTKDTHLGGFNIDAINDGKNFLQFTLFGAKDVNDGFKGTMAFPTQLAGIFAPTMYQDMQKFSNFNFETRVQPSGVIGDMFLGGIGFAREEDNDVKWFVSGGWTRADGNGNAGMFGGMLSDAVFEAQLNADGSEIIMMPSAADDSGPKDGYGIYAGIQIPAPYGKFGLEYNYGSKYWTPFTQAQDDPIGSKLATRGHVGEAYYMFDINPRMFIKLAGLYYDFEYTGSGTPVGAPQDIDEVVAGSAYSMLPVVDTAFDINASLTVNF; the protein is encoded by the coding sequence ATGAGAACCTTAATATCACTGCTCGTTGCAAATGCGCTGGCACTATCGGGATCGGTATATGCTGGTGATACTGACGATCAAAAGATTGCAGATCTGAAAAAACAGCTCGAAGATATCACCAGTGAGCTGGACGATATCAATGACCGCGTGGACAGTAATGAACGTCACTCGGCACTCGACAGAATTCTTATCACTGGTGATTTCCGCACCAAAGCGCACTCACTCCACTATCAAAATGTCACCTGGAACCCTGCAATCAAGGTGAATTTCAGTGACTTCGGTGCTAAGGCGATGTCAGGCGCATTCGGTATGCCGAACGATCCGGCTTCACCTCTGGGTAAGATGATGGCCGCCGATCCGAATCTGGCAGCGGCGTTTCAGAGCGGCCAGCTTCAGGGCATCATGCCCTACGTCTTAGCTCAGCCGACGACCCAGGATATCGATAACGACATCTTCTACACCACCAGACTCAGACTGAACCTGAAAGCCAAGGTATGGGACAACGTCAGTTTTGCCGGTCGTCTGAGCATGTTCAAAAACTGGGGTGACTCAACGGGCGTACAGGTATTTGACTCCTGGCGTTCATTCACCATGGATGGCACCAACGGTGGCAACCCCAGCGGTGACTGGTTAAGAGTCGAGCGCGCCTATTTCGACTGGAAGAATATCGGTGGATCACCACTGTATCTCTCAATCGGACGTCGTCCATCGACCTATGGCCCGCCAACCCAGTATCGTGAAAACGAGAAGCGTGGCGGAACACCTTCGGGTCACCTGGTCAACTTCAACTTCGATGGCGCGACCATGGGTTATCACCTGGGTGACATCACAGGTGTAGAGGGTCAGGTCATTCGCTTCTGTTATGGTCAGGGCTTCGAGTCTCAATACGGTAACGGCGAGATGTTTGGCGATATCGTCACCAAAGATACTCACCTTGGTGGCTTCAACATCGATGCGATCAACGATGGCAAGAACTTCCTCCAATTTACCCTGTTCGGCGCCAAGGATGTTAACGATGGCTTCAAGGGCACCATGGCATTTCCGACTCAACTTGCCGGAATCTTTGCTCCAACCATGTACCAGGATATGCAGAAGTTCAGCAACTTTAACTTCGAGACCCGCGTACAGCCAAGTGGTGTGATTGGTGACATGTTCCTGGGTGGAATCGGTTTCGCTCGCGAAGAAGATAACGACGTTAAATGGTTTGTCTCTGGCGGATGGACTCGCGCCGACGGTAACGGCAATGCCGGTATGTTCGGTGGCATGCTCAGTGATGCAGTATTTGAAGCTCAGCTCAATGCCGATGGCAGTGAAATCATCATGATGCCAAGCGCGGCCGACGATAGCGGTCCAAAAGATGGTTACGGTATCTATGCCGGTATTCAGATCCCAGCGCCTTACGGTAAGTTCGGTCTCGAGTATAACTATGGTTCTAAATACTGGACTCCATTTACTCAGGCACAAGACGATCCTATCGGAAGCAAGTTAGCGACTCGCGGACACGTGGGTGAAGCCTACTATATGTTCGATATCAACCCACGCATGTTCATCAAGCTCGCTGGCCTATACTACGATTTCGAGTATACAGGCAGTGGCACCCCGGTTGGTGCACCACAAGATATTGATGAAGTTGTAGCAGGCAGTGCTTACTCCATGCTACCTGTGGTCGATACCGCTTTTGATATCAATGCGTCTCTGACCGTTAACTTCTAG
- a CDS encoding tetrathionate reductase family octaheme c-type cytochrome, producing MKHTLIPFALALAGLSLLSSPANAANQHKDYIEGPFTEGTQVTQQCIECHEDHAKDFMKSSHWTWELEQELPGRTVKRGKKNSINNFCVAISGNEPRCTGCHAGYGWKDNNFDFTDMTKVDCLVCHDTTGTYVKDPLRAGEVFASVNLEKVAQNVGAPVRDNCGSCHFYGGGGDGVKHGDLDSSMSYPDKATDVHMDTDGNDFQCQACHTTEQHQITGNAMGVSPGGIDHIGCENCHDSAPHKNKRLNTHTATVACQTCHIPFFAKNEPTKVSWDWSTAGQDKKGTVDANGKHTYKKKKGSFVWEKMITPSYAWFNGKADAYMPGDKMDPTKVTKLAYPLGDIKDPKAKIYPFKVHTGKQIYDKKLNIFISPKTFGEGGYWSEFDWDLAAKLGMEANATMVDKGLKYSGEHGFAATEMWWRINHMVSPKEESLKCNDCHKKGTRMNWQALGYEGDPMKNKKGEKHAK from the coding sequence ATGAAACACACTCTGATCCCCTTTGCCCTCGCGCTCGCTGGCCTCTCTTTACTCAGCAGCCCAGCGAATGCCGCCAATCAACATAAAGATTATATTGAAGGCCCCTTCACCGAAGGGACTCAAGTGACCCAGCAATGTATCGAATGTCATGAAGATCATGCCAAAGACTTTATGAAGTCATCGCATTGGACCTGGGAACTGGAACAAGAACTTCCGGGTCGTACGGTGAAACGTGGTAAGAAAAACAGTATCAATAACTTCTGTGTTGCCATTTCCGGTAACGAACCCAGATGTACCGGTTGCCATGCCGGTTATGGCTGGAAAGACAATAACTTCGACTTTACCGACATGACCAAGGTCGATTGTCTGGTTTGTCACGACACCACTGGCACCTATGTTAAAGATCCCCTTCGTGCCGGGGAAGTATTCGCTAGCGTCAATCTTGAAAAAGTCGCTCAGAACGTCGGCGCCCCCGTGCGTGATAACTGCGGTAGCTGCCACTTCTACGGCGGCGGCGGCGATGGTGTCAAGCATGGCGATCTGGACTCATCTATGTCCTACCCTGACAAGGCCACCGATGTGCATATGGACACAGACGGCAACGATTTCCAGTGTCAGGCCTGTCACACGACCGAACAGCACCAGATCACGGGTAATGCCATGGGGGTATCACCCGGTGGTATCGACCATATCGGCTGTGAAAACTGCCACGATAGTGCGCCCCACAAGAACAAGCGCCTTAACACTCACACGGCAACGGTCGCCTGTCAGACCTGTCATATCCCGTTCTTCGCCAAAAATGAGCCAACCAAGGTAAGTTGGGATTGGTCAACTGCAGGCCAGGACAAGAAAGGCACTGTAGATGCAAACGGTAAGCATACCTACAAGAAGAAGAAGGGCAGCTTCGTCTGGGAGAAAATGATAACACCGTCTTATGCCTGGTTTAATGGCAAGGCCGATGCCTATATGCCCGGTGACAAGATGGATCCGACCAAGGTAACCAAGCTGGCCTACCCACTGGGTGATATCAAAGATCCCAAAGCGAAGATCTATCCCTTCAAGGTTCACACCGGCAAGCAGATCTACGACAAGAAGCTGAACATCTTTATCTCACCAAAGACATTCGGTGAAGGTGGTTACTGGAGTGAGTTTGACTGGGATCTCGCCGCTAAATTAGGTATGGAAGCCAATGCAACTATGGTTGATAAAGGACTCAAGTACAGTGGCGAACATGGCTTTGCCGCAACTGAGATGTGGTGGCGTATTAACCACATGGTCTCTCCTAAAGAGGAGTCGCTCAAGTGTAACGATTGCCATAAGAAAGGCACTCGCATGAACTGGCAAGCACTGGGCTATGAAGGCGACCCGATGAAGAACAAGAAAGGAGAGAAACACGCAAAATAG
- a CDS encoding putative sulfate/molybdate transporter, with product MTCKTTFLKKCDQFSGEFSGAFADLGTFLPLVLGLIALNHFSPQGIFMGFGVFALFTAFYYRRPIPVQPMKVIAALVIAQGLTPGMLQASGMMMGVILLILAFSGAINWMAKQLSPAVSIGIQLAIGIQLMWMGAQMMSQTWLLGLGAFTLLFCSRFLPLRYLAMPLVIIIGMLWQYHSGSLLTPESALLSTQASMQSTMHSQQWSLSWPTLSEWSSAAVLLVLPQLALTLTNAVIATSAMAKEKFPGDREKFTPKRLATSSGLANLLLTPFGATAMCHGAGGLAVQHHFGARGIWAPVIFGSSCLLIAFSWGENVAWLLGLIPLAILGSLLSIAGLQLAWSKRLLDGKPFCILVILSTAAICLLLNTAAGLAVGVILEMGRRHWRIFSDLKS from the coding sequence ATGACATGTAAAACCACATTTCTTAAAAAATGTGATCAATTTTCCGGTGAGTTCAGTGGCGCTTTCGCCGATCTGGGGACTTTCCTCCCGCTGGTACTGGGCCTGATTGCGCTCAACCATTTCTCGCCTCAGGGCATCTTTATGGGCTTTGGAGTCTTTGCCCTGTTTACCGCTTTTTACTACCGGCGGCCCATTCCCGTACAACCTATGAAGGTGATCGCCGCCTTGGTAATCGCTCAGGGGCTGACTCCGGGCATGCTACAGGCCAGTGGCATGATGATGGGCGTCATACTCCTGATCCTGGCATTTAGCGGTGCCATAAACTGGATGGCCAAACAGCTCTCTCCGGCGGTGAGCATAGGTATTCAGCTCGCTATCGGCATTCAGTTGATGTGGATGGGTGCGCAGATGATGAGCCAGACCTGGCTTCTGGGTCTTGGGGCATTTACCCTACTGTTCTGCAGTCGCTTCCTGCCGCTGCGCTATCTTGCCATGCCACTGGTCATTATCATTGGTATGTTATGGCAATATCACTCGGGCTCGCTCTTAACACCCGAGTCGGCCCTACTCTCCACCCAGGCCTCGATGCAGAGCACGATGCATAGTCAACAATGGAGCTTAAGCTGGCCAACACTATCTGAGTGGTCATCGGCCGCAGTATTGCTGGTCTTGCCTCAACTGGCACTCACCCTGACCAATGCCGTTATCGCGACATCGGCCATGGCGAAGGAGAAGTTTCCCGGCGACCGCGAGAAGTTCACCCCCAAACGGCTGGCCACCAGCTCGGGGCTGGCAAACCTGCTGCTGACCCCCTTCGGCGCGACAGCCATGTGCCACGGAGCTGGAGGCCTTGCGGTGCAACATCACTTCGGCGCTCGGGGCATATGGGCACCGGTCATATTCGGTAGCTCCTGTCTGCTTATCGCCTTCAGTTGGGGAGAGAATGTCGCCTGGTTATTGGGCTTGATCCCACTGGCTATCTTAGGCAGCCTGCTCTCCATCGCCGGCCTGCAACTGGCCTGGTCGAAGCGTCTGCTCGACGGCAAGCCTTTCTGTATCTTGGTTATCCTCTCCACCGCCGCAATCTGCTTGCTGCTCAATACGGCAGCAGGGTTAGCAGTAGGTGTAATTCTAGAGATGGGACGCCGACACTGGCGGATCTTCTCCGATTTGAAATCTTAA
- a CDS encoding YkgJ family cysteine cluster protein: protein MNNNREIIARLRERIPTFECVPGCHDCCGPVTTSSEEISRLPVKTNAEHDAALAEWNCVHLGPNGCEVYEERPLICRVFGTTPNMPCPNSCRPKEMIDSKTESQIHHFIANTRQVLV from the coding sequence ATGAATAATAACCGAGAGATAATCGCGCGTCTGCGCGAACGTATTCCGACGTTCGAATGTGTGCCAGGTTGTCACGACTGTTGCGGACCGGTAACGACTTCCTCGGAAGAAATATCGCGCCTGCCTGTGAAAACTAACGCTGAACATGACGCCGCATTAGCTGAGTGGAACTGCGTACACCTAGGACCTAATGGTTGTGAAGTGTATGAGGAACGACCGTTGATCTGCCGAGTGTTTGGCACAACACCCAATATGCCTTGCCCAAATAGTTGTCGACCAAAAGAGATGATTGACTCGAAAACAGAGAGCCAGATCCATCACTTCATCGCGAACACACGACAAGTATTGGTGTAA
- a CDS encoding alkene reductase, producing MSLFTPYKKSELMLNNRMVMAPMTRSRTTQPGNIPNEMMATYYAQRASAGLIITEATQISDDSQGYSFTPGVYTQAQIAGWQKVTSAVHQAGGKIVNQLWHVGRVSHPIFQQGQAPIAPSAIKPTDTRVWVVDGTHPEGQMVDCPIPREMTRADIDRVVADFSQAAKNAIDVGFDGVEIHGGNGYLIDQFLRTNSNHRSDAYGGSPEKRIRFLLEIVEAVSAKIGVDKVGVRLAPFVTFKDMGCPEIVETILLAAKQLGELGIGYMHLSEADWDDAPQIPESFRIELREVFKGTIIVAGRYDVERASEIIDQGYADLVAFGRAFIANPDLPYRLQAGKPLAAFDKGPLFGGGAAGYIDYPDSADHLA from the coding sequence ATGAGCCTTTTTACCCCTTATAAGAAGTCAGAACTGATGTTAAACAACCGCATGGTGATGGCACCTATGACTCGCTCACGCACCACACAGCCGGGAAATATTCCCAATGAGATGATGGCAACTTACTATGCCCAGCGTGCATCGGCAGGCTTAATTATCACCGAAGCTACCCAGATCTCCGATGACAGCCAGGGTTACTCCTTCACCCCCGGAGTCTATACTCAGGCGCAGATAGCGGGCTGGCAGAAGGTCACCTCTGCGGTACATCAGGCGGGCGGAAAGATAGTTAACCAACTCTGGCATGTCGGCCGCGTATCTCATCCGATATTTCAGCAAGGGCAAGCTCCGATAGCGCCATCGGCGATTAAACCCACAGATACCCGAGTGTGGGTGGTAGATGGAACACATCCCGAAGGTCAGATGGTCGATTGCCCGATCCCAAGAGAGATGACGCGGGCCGATATCGACCGCGTAGTGGCAGACTTTTCACAGGCGGCGAAAAACGCCATCGATGTAGGCTTCGATGGTGTGGAGATCCATGGTGGCAACGGCTACTTGATTGACCAGTTCTTGAGAACTAACTCGAACCACAGAAGCGATGCCTATGGTGGCTCGCCCGAGAAGCGCATTCGTTTTTTACTAGAGATAGTGGAGGCCGTGAGTGCCAAAATAGGAGTCGATAAAGTGGGTGTTCGTCTGGCTCCCTTTGTGACATTCAAGGATATGGGCTGCCCCGAGATTGTCGAGACTATCCTGTTGGCCGCTAAACAACTGGGCGAACTCGGCATTGGCTATATGCACCTGTCTGAGGCGGACTGGGATGATGCACCGCAGATCCCTGAATCATTTCGTATCGAGCTCAGAGAGGTATTCAAGGGAACAATTATCGTCGCTGGCCGTTACGATGTGGAGCGCGCCAGTGAGATCATCGACCAAGGCTATGCCGACCTGGTGGCCTTTGGCCGCGCGTTTATCGCCAACCCCGACTTGCCCTATCGTTTGCAGGCTGGTAAACCGTTAGCCGCCTTCGATAAAGGCCCGCTATTTGGTGGCGGGGCGGCAGGGTATATTGATTACCCAGATTCGGCTGACCACTTGGCCTAG
- a CDS encoding LysR family transcriptional regulator, translating into MYHLKDLQLAIRIADLQSVSAAGRELGMTPAAASAALQRLERKLNCLLFARSTRKMKLTEEGHLFIETGRKALQLLDGASNALADNRGELKGEIRIALPSDLGRNIAREWLDEFAHSAPGIKLSLFIGDQMADLIDQNVHLALRYGHLEDSNLMRRQLAMMPRVAVASPEYIEQHGLPTHPKELTNHKILLLNRGGEPWHKWLFNHKGRQYEVEVKGERSCNDGAIIKDWALAGEGIAYKSWFDVAKEVHDGQLSVLFGDQLAESIPLQLVYLQTDYPSHKVRTVIDFLKQKSQAFEEAYPLLT; encoded by the coding sequence ATGTATCACCTCAAGGATCTTCAATTAGCCATACGTATCGCCGATCTACAAAGCGTGTCGGCGGCGGGTCGCGAACTCGGCATGACTCCGGCCGCGGCCAGTGCGGCTTTGCAGCGGCTGGAAAGAAAGCTCAATTGTCTGCTGTTTGCCCGCTCGACCAGAAAAATGAAACTCACCGAAGAGGGCCACCTGTTTATCGAAACCGGTCGTAAAGCACTTCAGCTACTCGACGGTGCGAGTAATGCCTTAGCCGATAATCGGGGTGAACTGAAAGGTGAGATCCGTATAGCTCTCCCCTCCGACTTAGGAAGAAATATCGCCAGGGAGTGGCTCGATGAGTTCGCGCACAGTGCGCCGGGGATAAAATTAAGCCTCTTTATTGGCGATCAGATGGCGGATCTTATCGACCAGAATGTTCACCTGGCCCTGCGCTACGGGCATCTGGAAGACTCAAACCTGATGAGGCGACAACTCGCCATGATGCCCCGTGTCGCGGTAGCCTCCCCGGAGTATATCGAACAACATGGTCTGCCCACTCACCCAAAAGAGCTCACCAACCACAAGATACTGCTCCTCAATCGCGGCGGTGAGCCCTGGCACAAGTGGTTATTTAACCATAAAGGTCGTCAATACGAAGTCGAGGTCAAAGGGGAGAGAAGTTGTAATGATGGTGCCATCATCAAAGACTGGGCGCTCGCAGGTGAAGGCATTGCCTATAAGAGCTGGTTTGATGTCGCCAAAGAGGTCCACGATGGTCAGTTAAGCGTGCTGTTTGGCGATCAACTGGCCGAAAGTATTCCATTGCAACTGGTCTATCTGCAAACGGATTACCCGAGCCACAAGGTCCGAACTGTCATCGACTTTCTCAAACAGAAATCACAAGCGTTTGAAGAGGCCTATCCTCTGTTAACTTAA